One Brassica napus cultivar Da-Ae chromosome C4, Da-Ae, whole genome shotgun sequence genomic region harbors:
- the LOC125585969 gene encoding uncharacterized protein LOC125585969 translates to MNLRSKGSTNLAPRVDNIKALERELGRQRREREKQAHLHRLGLEMERNPNQPEGVYEVDDHRQNVQGVPPGAAQEEHGQGAANLRPQNQQRLGRSIGTYDQPNINGNRLGIRAPPVANNNFEIKSSLINMIENNKYHGLALEDPLDHLDRFDKYCGLSKTNGVSEDAFKLRLFPFSLGDKAHTWEKNISSDTITTWDECKKAFLNKFFSATRTANLRNQISGFQQRGLEGFLDAWERFRSYLSQCPHHGFNNESLLSTFYRGVLPKFKSQLDTASNGNFLGRTVEDALELLENMTQSDSVYNDEYDRRDRGGGGEDMTTKRELKALQDKIDMLLSEKTKKEELHMVAEVDRVECQEDMYYVNAQGTWYKKEPDYQYQNNYQQKPFYNNQQKPFNNYQPRPFYNNQPKPFYNNNQGGYQPKQNFPPGFSPKPSQPAQDQAGSSTQPPQESSTEAMLKQLLEGQARSEKQLGYELKNLHNKIDGNYHDLNNKFKALENQFVSMTASSSRQQGSLPGKPEQNPKETIKAITLRSGRELPPKVLIKDNEKQGGEVVINVDDDVVIVDEKTNEEILEKIVEAKGKRKIGEEKVENKNEAATSTKEKLFTPPPYEPKLPFPGRFKKQLLEKYKALFDKQMSEVHLTMPIIDAFMLVPQYSKFLKDAVEQKKKEMEGMVILTHECSAIIQRLTVPRKLEDPGSFTLPCAIGPLTFERCLCDLGASVSLMPLSIAKKLGFTQYKKCKISLVLADRSVKLPIGILEDLPVKIGNCEVPTDFVVLEMDEEPRDPLIFGRPFLATAGAMVNVRDGTIDLHLEKDHTLHFDIKEMMKKPTTQGEIFYIDEMDALADDFLEELAIEDSLQHALTIERETQMIENKESDELVRRLDVHLEEDGEDEFMELPQVTQHAASADIQENLHEADWSELKAPKVELKPLPHGVRYAFLGPNETYPVIVSSELTENELSMLLNELKKYRKALGYSLDDIKGISPSLCMHRIHLEDESKTSIEHQRRLNPNLKDVVKKEIIKLLDAGVIYPISDSNWVSPVHVVPKKGGITVVKNENDELIPTRTITGHRMCIDYRKLNAASRKDHFPLPFIDQMLERLANHPYYCFLDGYSGFFQIPIHPNDQEKTTFTCPYGTFAYRRMPFGLCNAPATFQRAMMSIFSDLIEDVMEVFMDDFSGITEMDCSWTQVSEKGIEVDKAKIDVMVGLAPPRTVKDIRSFLGHAGFYRRFIKDFSKIARPLTKLLCKEIIFNFDEECLEAFKKLKEELTSAPIVQPPDWSLPFEIMCDASDYAVGAVLGQKKDKKTHVIYYASRTLDDAQMKYATTEKELLAIVYAFEKFRSYLVGSKVIVYTDHAALRHLLAKKDAKPRLLRWILILQEFDLEIKDKPGVENGVADHLSRLRVECGIPIDEGLPEEQIMAIEAMVTACETGRKIEEMKAIDETGPWYADLVNYLACGREPLNLTGYARKKFFKDVKRYYWDEPYLYTLCKDQIYRRVVAQEEVEGILTHCHGSAYGGHFATFKTVSKVLQAGFWWPHMFKDTQEFVSRCDPCQRRGNITKRNEMPQNPILEVEVFDVWGIDFMGPFPSSYGNEYILVAVDYVSKWVEAIASPTNDAKVVLKMFKSIIFPRFGVPRVVISDGGTHFINKLFENLLKKNGVKHKVATAYHPQTSGQVEISNREIKSILEKTVGTTRKDWSTKLDDALWAYRTAFKTPLGTTPFNLVYGKACHLPVELEYKALWAVKMLNFDIKSAKEKRLFQLHELDEIRLDAFENSRIYKEKTKAFHDKKILKREFNIGDQVLLFNSRLKLFPGKLKSRWSGPFKIKEVRPYGAIVLWNKTGGDFTVNGQRVKLYMAATPEKEGTLVPLTDPKPA, encoded by the exons ATGAACTTGAGAAGCAAAGGATCAACAAATCTTGCACCAAGAGTGGACAACATCAAAGCCTTAGAAAGAGAGTTGggaagacagagaagagaaagagaaaagcaaGCCCACTTACATAGATTGGGGCTTGAGATGGAGAGAAACCCGAATCAACCGGAAGGTGTCTATGAAGTTGATGATCATAGACAAAATGTCCAAGGAGTTCCTCCTGGAGCTGCTCAAGAGGAACATGGCCAAGGAGCTGCAAACCTTAGGCCTCAAAATCAACAACGCCTGGGAAGATCCATTGGCACTTATGATCAACCTAACATAAATGGGAATAGGTTGGGCATTAGGGCACCGCCAGTTGCCAACAACAATTTCGAGATCAAGTCAAGCCTCATCAACATGATTGAAAACAACAAGTACCATGGACTTGCCTTGGAAGACCCACTAGATCACCTTGACAGATTTGATAAGTACTGTGGcttgtcaaaaacaaatggagtttcagaggatgctttcaagctcagattgtttcccttctctttgggagacaaggctcacacttgggagaaaaacatctcaagtgatactatcaccacttgggatgaatgCAAGAAGGCCTTCCTCAACAAGTTCTTCTCAGCTACAAGGACTGCCAACCTTAGAAATCAGATCTCTGGTTTTCAACAAAGAGGACTTGAAGGATTTTTAGACGCATGGGAGAGATTCAGAAGCTACCTGTCTCAATGTCCCCACCATGGCTTCAACAATGAGAgcttgctaagcactttctacaGAGGAGTCTTGCCTAAATTCAAAAGCCAGCTTGACACTGCAAGCAATGGAAACTTCTTGGGGAGGACTGTGGAAGATGCTTTAGAACTCTTGGAGAACATGACACAGAGTGACTCTGTCTACAATGATGAATATGATAGAAGAGAcagaggtggtggaggagaagatATGACCACAAAGAGAGAGCTGAAAGCACTTCAAGACAAGATTGACATGCTACTATCAGAAAAGACCAAGAAAGAGGAGTTACATATGGTTGCTGAAGTTGATAGAGTAGAATGCCAAGAAGATATGTACTATGTCAATGCTCAGGGTACATGGTACAAGAAGGAGCCTGACTATCAATACcagaacaactaccaacagaaacccttctacaacaaccaacagaagccattcaacaactaccagccaagaccattctacaacaatcagcctaagccattctacaacaacaaccaagGTGGTTACCAACCCAAACAGAACTTCCCTCCTGGATTCTCACCAAAACCAAGTCAACCTGCACAAGACCAAGCTGGATCATCAACACAACCTCCACAAGAGAGTAGTACTGAAGCTATGCTGAAACAATTATTGGAGGGACAAGCAAGAAGTGAGAAACAATTAGGGTATGAGCTGAAAAATCTCCacaacaagattgatgggaattaccatgatctaaacaacaagttcaaagccttggagaaccagtttgtctctatgacagccagctcaagtcgccaacaaggttccCTACCTGGAAAGCCTGAACAAAACCCAAAGGAGACAATAAAGGCAATCACCCTAAGGAGTGGAAGAGAGTTGCCTCCTAAAGTTCTCATTAAGGATAATGAGAAACAAGGTGGGGAGGTGGTCATCaatgtagatgatgatgtggtgaTTGTGGATGAGAAGACTAATgaggaaatcttggagaagatagttgaagctaagggcaagagaaagattggagaggagaaagttgagaacaaaaatgaggctgctacatcaacaaaggagaaattgttcactcctcctccctatgagccaaagcttccctttcctggaagattcaagaagcaactcctagagaagtacaaagccttgtttgacaagcaaatgagtgaagttcatctcaccatgcccataattgatgcatttatgctggttccacaatacagcaagttcttgaaagatgctgtagaacaaaagaagaaagagatggaagggATGGTGATTCTTACTCATGAGTGCAGCGCCATTATTCAGAGACTGACTGTCCCAAGGAAGCTAGAAGACCCTGGTAGTTTCACCCTGCCATGCGCCATTGGACCTTTGACATTTGAGAGATGTCTATgtgatttgggagcaagtgtcagcctcatgccactatccattgccaagaagcttgggtttacacaatataaaaagtgCAAGATCTCTTTGGTGCTAGCTGATCGATCTGTCAAGCTCCCCATTGGCATCCTAGAAGATCTTCCTGTCAAGATAGGAAATTGTGAAGTGCCTACTGACTTTGTAGTGCTTGAGATGGATGAAGAGCCTAGAGATCCTTTGATCTTTGGAAGACCTTTCTTGGCAACTGCTGGAGCAATGGTGAATGTGAGAGATGGCACAATTGATCTCCACCTTGAAAAAGATCACACTCTCCATTTTGAtatcaaggagatgatgaagaagcccaCAACTCAAGGAGAAATATTCTACATTGATGAGATGGATGCCTTGGCTGATGATTTCCTTGAGGAGTTAGCGATTGAGGACTCTCTTCAACATGCCCTGACCATTGAAAGAGAGACCCAAATGATTGAAAACAAGGAGAGTGATGAGCTAGTAAGAAGGCTAGATGTTCACCTTGAGGAGGATGGAGAAGATGAGTTCATGGAGTTGCCACAAGTGACTCAACATGCTGCCTCAGCAGACATTCAAGAGAACCTCCATGAAGCTGATTGGAGTGAGCTCAAggcaccaaaagtggagcttaaacctcttccccatggtgtaaggtatgctttccttggacctaatgagacatatcctgtcattgtgagtagtgagctgactgagaatgaattgtctatgcttttaaatgaacttaaaaagtatagaaaagcactaggatactcacttgatgacattaaaggaatctcaccatctttgtgcatgcataggatacatctagaggatgaatctaaaacttcaattgaacaccaaagaagattaaatcctaatttgaaagatgttgttaaaaaagagataatcaaattgttagatgcTGGTGTGATCTATCCTATCTCTGATAGCAATTGGGTTTCACCTGTGCATGTAGTTCCTAAAAAGGGTGGCATAACAGTTGTTAAGAACGAAAATGATGAgttaataccaacaagaacaataactggacataggatgtgcattgactatcgaaaactgaatgcagcctctagaaaggatcatttccctTTACCATTCATTGATCAGATGTTAGAGAGGCTAGCTAACCATCCCTattattgtttccttgatggatactctggatttttccaaatccctatacacccaaatgaccaagagaaaacgacattcacttgtccttatggtacctttgcatatcgaaggatgccatttggactgtgcaatgcaccagcaacattccaaagagcaatgatgtcgattttctctgatcttattgaggatgtaatggaggtgtttatggatgatttttct GGTATTACAGAGAT GGATTGTTCTTGGACACAAGTTTCTGAGAAAGGAATTGAAGTGGACAAAGCCAAGATAGATGTCATGGTTGGTCTAGCTCCACCAAGAACAGTGAAGGATATAAGAAGCTTCCTTGGCCATGCTGGTTTCTACAGAAGGTTCATCAAAGACTTCTCCAaaatagctagaccattgaccaAGCTGCTGTGCAAGGAGATCATCTTCAACTTTGATGAAGAATGCCTAGAAGCCTTTAAGAAGCTGAAGGAGGAGCTCACCAGTGCCCCAATAGTTCAACCACCAGATTGGAGTCTACCCTTCGAAATCATGTGCGACGccagtgactatgctgtgggggCAGTCTTGGGGCaaaagaaggacaagaagacacatgtgatctactatgctaGTAGAACACTTGATGATGCCCAAATGAAGTATGCCACAACTGAGAAGGAGCTGTTGGCAATTGTCTATGCCTTCGAGAAGTTCAGGAGCTACCTGGTAGGGTCTAAGGTCATTGTAtacactgatcatgctgcaCTACGACATCTACTAGCCAAGAAGGATGCCAAGCCAAGGCTGCTCAGATGGATATTAATACTACAAGAGTTTGATCTCGAAATCAAGGACAAGCCAGGAGtggagaatggtgtagctgatcacctTTCAAGATTAAGAGTGGAGTGTGGGATTCCTATTGATGAGGGACTCCCTGAAGAGCAGATTATGGCTATAGAAGCAATGGTCACAGCTTGTGAGACTGGAAGGAAGATTGAAGAAATGAAGGCAATTGATGAAACAGGCCCATGGTATGCTGATCTAGTGAACTACTTGGCATGTGGAAGGGAACCATTGAATCTGACAGGCTATGCAAGGAAGAAGTTCTtcaaggatgtgaagagatactactgggaCGAGCCTTACCTCTACACTCTTTGCAAAGATCAAATCTATAGAAGAGTAGTAGCTCAAGAGGAGGTGGAAGGAATCCTCACACACTGccatggatcagcctatggagGTCACTTTGCCACCTTCAAGACTGTCTCCAAGGTGCTACAAGCAGGATTTTGGTGGCCCCATATGTTCAAAGACACACAAGAGTTTGTGTCAAGGTGTGACCCATGCCAAAGGAGAGGGAACATCACcaagagaaatgagatgcctcaaaatccTATCTTGGAAGTggaagtgtttgatgtgtggggcattgacttcatgggaccattcccatcTTCCTATGGTAATGAATACATTCTTGTTGCTGTggattatgtctccaaatgggtggaagctataGCCAGCCCAACCAATGATGCTAAGGTTGTcctcaagatgttcaagagcattatcttcccaaggtttggagtcccaagagttgtgatcagtgatggaggcacccacttcatcaacaaacttTTTGAGAACCTTCTTAAGAAGAATGGTGTCaagcacaaggtggcaactgcttatcatccccaaacaagtggccaagttgagatttccAACAGGGAGATAAAGTCCATTTTGGAGAAGACTGTGGGGAcaacaaggaaggattggtctacaaagcttgatgatgcactttgggccTATAGGACTGCTTTCAAGACACCCTTGGGAACCACTCCCTTCAATCTTGTCtatgggaaagcttgccatctgccagtggagcttgagtacaaggcattaTGGGCTGTTAAgatgctgaactttgacatcaagagtgccaaagaGAAAAGACTTTTCCAACtccatgagcttgatgagattcgacttgatgcttttgagaactcaaggattTACAAAGAAAAGACCAAGGCATTCCATGACAAGAAGATCCTGAAGAGGGAGTTCAACATTGGAGATCAAGTGTTGCTCTTCAACTCTCGATTGAAGTTGTTCCCTGGAAAACTTAAGTCAAGATGGTCCGGCCCTTTCAAGATCAAAGAAGTGaggccatatggagcaattGTGCTTTGGAACAAGACCGGTGGGGACTTTACAGTGAATGGGCAAAGAGTCAAGCTGTACATGGCGGCCACACCTGAGAAGGAAGGAACCTTGGTTCCACTTACCGATCCCAAACCAGCCTAA